One genomic region from Nostoc sphaeroides encodes:
- the hetZ gene encoding heterocyst differentiation protein HetZ, with translation MNSAATATIPSANILGENSKGVEVIFQLLSREFQQSTKASEQNCHDVARRITTEVYRICQESKRIQASGSVESSAMTLARHRLQQCLRYYQLGSNRGRVELHSTLSAIIYRYINPPQKQLSYQGRLTIIEDFLQSFYLEALNAFRRENQLGVTYRPQTLLELSEYMAFTERYGKRRIPLPGRQQQLIILRAQTFSQHQPPETSVDIEQAAEGSNNEGDGCWEEPAVHQLRSTMATQAEPEPEEDTLRSVVVTELMNYLEERQQSDCANYFSLRLQDLSAQEIESILGLTPRQRDYLQQRFKYHLIRFALLHRWELVHEWLEASLHTNLGLTPQQWQVYTAQLDNKQRSLLELKQQGQADEKIAKTLGLSMAQLQKRWFKILEQAWEIRNSLVSGSGASTHE, from the coding sequence ATGAATTCAGCCGCAACCGCAACTATTCCATCTGCAAATATTCTGGGAGAAAATTCTAAAGGCGTGGAGGTGATCTTTCAACTCCTGTCTAGGGAGTTTCAACAATCAACCAAAGCTTCGGAACAAAATTGCCACGATGTAGCAAGACGTATTACCACCGAAGTATATCGGATTTGCCAAGAAAGCAAACGTATTCAAGCTTCTGGGTCTGTAGAAAGCTCGGCGATGACCCTGGCTCGGCATCGCCTACAACAGTGTCTCAGGTACTATCAGTTGGGTTCAAATCGCGGCAGGGTAGAATTACACAGTACTCTGAGTGCAATTATTTATCGATACATTAACCCGCCTCAGAAGCAATTAAGCTATCAAGGGCGACTGACTATAATTGAAGATTTCTTACAGAGTTTTTATCTGGAGGCATTAAACGCTTTCCGGCGAGAAAATCAACTTGGTGTTACTTATCGCCCTCAAACGCTTCTAGAATTGTCCGAGTACATGGCATTTACCGAACGCTACGGCAAACGACGCATTCCCTTACCAGGCCGTCAGCAGCAGCTAATTATCTTGCGGGCGCAAACTTTTTCTCAACACCAGCCCCCAGAAACCAGTGTAGATATAGAACAAGCCGCAGAAGGCAGCAATAACGAAGGCGATGGTTGTTGGGAAGAACCAGCAGTGCATCAATTACGCTCGACAATGGCGACGCAAGCCGAACCCGAACCTGAAGAAGATACTTTGCGTTCCGTTGTAGTTACAGAATTAATGAATTATCTCGAAGAACGGCAACAATCTGACTGTGCTAATTACTTTTCGCTGCGCCTCCAGGATCTATCAGCACAGGAAATTGAGTCTATTTTAGGTTTAACGCCTCGTCAGAGAGATTACTTACAGCAGCGCTTCAAGTATCATTTGATTCGGTTTGCTTTATTACACCGTTGGGAATTGGTTCACGAGTGGCTGGAAGCTTCTTTGCACACCAATTTGGGCTTAACTCCCCAGCAATGGCAAGTATATACAGCACAGCTGGACAATAAGCAACGGTCTTTACTAGAGTTGAAGCAACAAGGACAAGCCGATGAAAAAATCGCCAAAACTTTAGGGTTGTCAATGGCACAACTTCAAAAACGATGGTTTAAGATTCTTGAGCAAGCTTGGGAAATTCGTAACTCATTAGTGTCCGGATCAGGTGCATCTACTCATGAATAG
- the sds gene encoding solanesyl diphosphate synthase — translation MTPATSLFTPVEADLRLLADNLKQLVGNRHPILFAAAEHLFGAGGKRIRPAIVLLISRATMLEQDITPRHRRLAEITEMIHTASLVHDDVVDESDVRRGVPTVHSLFGNRIAILAGDFLFAQSSWYLANLDNLEVVKLLSEVIMDLATGEIQQGLNRFDASISIETYLQKSYYKTASLIANSSKAAGLLSEVSRETVEHLYSYGRHFGIAFQIVDDILDFTSTTDTLGKPVGSDLKSGNLTAPVLFALAQKPSLEVLIEREFAQEGDLEQALALIQDSQGIQQARELAAHHAKLAIEHLAVLPPSESHQALINIAEYTLSRLY, via the coding sequence ATGACCCCAGCCACCTCCCTGTTTACCCCTGTGGAAGCAGACCTGCGACTACTAGCAGATAACCTAAAACAGCTAGTTGGAAATCGCCACCCCATTCTGTTTGCAGCAGCCGAACATTTATTCGGTGCTGGGGGAAAGCGTATCAGACCAGCAATTGTCCTGCTAATATCGCGGGCAACAATGTTAGAACAAGACATTACACCGCGTCATCGCCGCCTAGCTGAGATTACAGAAATGATTCACACAGCTAGCTTGGTACATGACGATGTGGTAGATGAATCAGATGTGAGGCGAGGCGTTCCTACCGTTCATAGTTTGTTCGGTAATCGCATTGCCATATTAGCAGGAGATTTTCTTTTTGCCCAATCGTCCTGGTATTTAGCAAATTTGGACAATTTGGAGGTAGTGAAACTCCTCTCAGAAGTCATTATGGATCTAGCTACTGGGGAAATTCAGCAGGGATTGAATCGTTTTGATGCTAGTATCTCTATTGAAACTTACCTGCAAAAGAGTTATTACAAAACAGCTTCGTTAATCGCCAACAGTTCTAAAGCTGCTGGGTTACTCAGCGAAGTTTCACGAGAAACTGTTGAGCATTTATACAGCTACGGTCGTCATTTTGGTATAGCATTTCAAATTGTTGACGACATTCTAGATTTCACCAGTACAACAGATACTTTGGGTAAACCAGTGGGGTCGGATCTTAAAAGTGGTAATCTGACTGCACCCGTTTTATTTGCTTTAGCCCAAAAACCATCCTTGGAAGTGCTGATTGAGAGAGAGTTTGCTCAAGAGGGGGATTTAGAGCAAGCACTAGCACTAATTCAAGATAGTCAAGGCATACAGCAGGCGCGAGAGTTAGCTGCTCACCATGCGAAGTTAGCAATTGAACATCTCGCAGTTCTACCACCTTCAGAATCCCACCAGGCATTGATTAACATAGCCGAGTACACACTGAGCCGCCTTTACTAA
- the murI gene encoding glutamate racemase codes for MYSSSIFEANLDNFSEQEPQRAPIGIFDSGVGGLTVLRQLYRQLPNESIVYFGDTARLPYGIRSQTEILQFTREIITWLQQQQVKMVIMACNTSSALALETVRQEFNIPILGVILPGAKAAVQQGKRIGVIATPATAKSNAYKHAIIEIAPNVQVWQVGCPEFVPLIEQNRIHDPYTAEVARAYLEPLLEQEIDTLVHGCTHYPHLTPVLRSLLPSHVQLIDPAVHVVAACAQELDLLGLKNTHLPLPTRFAVSGCPKQFSQSGVQWLGYTPMVEEVCFTDTAISQLH; via the coding sequence GTGTATTCATCTTCGATCTTTGAAGCGAATCTTGACAATTTTTCTGAGCAAGAACCCCAACGTGCCCCAATTGGCATCTTTGACAGTGGTGTGGGTGGACTGACAGTACTGCGACAACTATATCGGCAACTCCCCAATGAATCAATTGTTTACTTTGGGGATACAGCTCGACTCCCTTACGGAATTCGTTCCCAAACAGAAATTTTACAATTTACGCGTGAAATTATTACCTGGCTACAACAGCAGCAGGTAAAAATGGTAATTATGGCTTGTAACACCAGTTCTGCCCTAGCCCTTGAAACCGTGCGTCAGGAATTCAACATACCGATTTTGGGAGTAATCCTACCAGGTGCAAAAGCTGCGGTGCAACAAGGGAAGCGGATTGGTGTAATTGCCACTCCGGCTACAGCGAAAAGTAATGCTTATAAGCACGCAATAATCGAAATTGCTCCTAATGTCCAAGTCTGGCAAGTTGGATGTCCAGAGTTTGTGCCACTCATCGAGCAAAACCGGATTCATGATCCCTACACTGCTGAAGTAGCACGAGCCTACCTAGAGCCTTTACTAGAGCAGGAAATTGACACTTTAGTTCACGGTTGTACTCATTATCCCCACCTTACACCAGTATTGCGATCGCTCCTCCCCTCCCATGTCCAACTGATTGACCCAGCTGTTCATGTCGTAGCAGCTTGTGCCCAAGAGTTAGACTTGCTAGGCTTAAAAAATACCCACCTCCCACTACCAACTCGCTTCGCTGTTAGCGGTTGTCCGAAACAGTTTTCCCAGTCAGGAGTACAGTGGCTAGGCTATACCCCAATGGTTGAAGAGGTTTGCTTCACTGATACCGCTATTTCCCAACTCCATTGA
- a CDS encoding N-acetylmuramoyl-L-alanine amidase — MKLHWLLSSTIGTIFMLSSPAMAARLQSWRFDTNQNRLEINTSGDVQPQAQLIFNPTRLVIDLPGTTFGRPQLTQQVGGAIRAIRVGQFDEQTTRIVVELTPGYTLDPKGVEFVGTTGESSAGTLRERWMVQLPTPVAENTPSNTGWQQEQAIATETSPRTSPSVFSQRNIYNVVTPNPVNPPKNGILAARVTQIENLQVTGDGFFIRTNGGNPQIQVNRSNDQRAVNIDITGATLSPNLGQRDLPINRYGVSRIQFSQLQTSPSVVRMTLQVDENSQNWRATTSSIGGFVVLPSRGVAQLPGGNSLRPIPSTNTSPATIESVQLAGNGTQLLIRADLALSAIGGWDRTSGLFRITINNARLAPKVTGPNFNANSPILRVRLQPQESNTVVVLVQPAAGVQIGELNQVGDQLLALELQRSGSVTPPITLPPLPSPNLSQFPNPTDNPRPISQPQPRPSVKRGKLLVVIDPGHGGKDSGAPGLGGLLEKDVILPIGKRVAAILEQNGVQAVLTRDADFFVELQGRVEIAERVNATAFVSIHANSVDNRPDVNGLEVYYYDSGYALAEVVRNTILQNISTIKDRGTRKARFYVLRKSSMPSILVETGYMTGREDNPRLGTPEYQNQMAEAIARGILKYLQR; from the coding sequence GTGAAATTACACTGGTTACTATCCAGTACTATTGGAACTATCTTCATGCTGTCGTCGCCGGCAATGGCCGCGAGACTCCAATCTTGGCGTTTTGATACCAACCAAAATCGTCTGGAAATTAATACTTCGGGGGATGTTCAACCCCAAGCACAATTAATTTTTAACCCCACTCGTTTGGTAATTGATTTGCCAGGAACCACATTTGGGCGTCCGCAGTTAACCCAACAGGTGGGCGGTGCAATTCGCGCTATCCGGGTTGGGCAGTTTGACGAACAAACAACGCGCATAGTCGTTGAACTGACTCCTGGTTATACACTTGACCCCAAAGGAGTAGAATTTGTTGGCACAACTGGCGAATCCTCTGCGGGGACACTTCGTGAACGCTGGATGGTACAATTACCTACACCAGTGGCTGAAAATACACCCTCAAATACTGGATGGCAACAAGAACAAGCTATAGCAACAGAGACTTCACCGAGAACATCTCCATCAGTGTTCTCCCAAAGAAATATTTACAACGTAGTGACACCAAACCCTGTCAATCCGCCTAAAAACGGAATACTTGCCGCCAGAGTTACTCAAATTGAGAACTTACAAGTCACAGGCGATGGTTTTTTCATCCGCACCAATGGTGGTAATCCTCAGATTCAGGTAAATCGTAGCAACGATCAAAGGGCAGTTAATATCGATATTACTGGCGCTACTTTATCACCAAATCTAGGGCAGCGCGATTTGCCGATTAATCGCTATGGTGTCAGCCGCATTCAGTTCAGCCAACTACAAACAAGCCCATCTGTTGTTCGGATGACTTTACAGGTGGACGAAAATAGTCAAAATTGGCGGGCAACAACTAGCAGTATTGGTGGTTTTGTAGTTCTGCCCAGTCGTGGCGTTGCCCAGTTGCCTGGAGGTAATAGTCTACGCCCAATACCATCTACTAACACCTCACCTGCTACCATTGAGTCTGTGCAATTAGCTGGTAATGGGACACAACTTCTGATTAGAGCAGACCTTGCTTTATCTGCTATAGGAGGCTGGGACAGAACTTCTGGTCTGTTCCGCATCACCATCAACAATGCTCGGTTAGCCCCCAAAGTGACAGGCCCGAATTTTAATGCTAATAGCCCTATCCTGCGAGTCCGCCTGCAACCACAAGAATCCAATACTGTCGTCGTCTTGGTTCAACCAGCAGCCGGCGTACAAATTGGGGAACTCAATCAAGTTGGCGACCAGCTTTTGGCTTTAGAATTACAACGCTCTGGTAGCGTCACACCCCCTATTACTTTACCTCCTCTGCCATCGCCAAACCTAAGTCAATTCCCAAACCCCACAGATAACCCCCGTCCTATCTCCCAGCCACAGCCGCGTCCCTCAGTCAAGAGAGGGAAATTACTAGTTGTGATTGACCCAGGACATGGTGGAAAAGACTCAGGTGCCCCAGGTCTAGGCGGACTTTTAGAAAAGGACGTAATTCTGCCCATTGGTAAAAGGGTAGCAGCCATTTTAGAGCAAAATGGTGTACAGGCTGTACTTACACGAGATGCTGACTTTTTCGTAGAACTTCAGGGACGGGTAGAAATTGCCGAGCGAGTTAATGCGACTGCCTTTGTCAGCATTCACGCTAATTCGGTTGATAATCGCCCTGATGTTAATGGGTTAGAAGTATATTATTATGATAGCGGTTATGCTCTGGCTGAAGTAGTTCGCAATACCATCCTCCAGAACATCAGCACAATTAAAGACCGGGGAACCCGCAAAGCCAGATTCTACGTTCTTAGAAAAAGCTCTATGCCCTCGATTTTAGTAGAAACAGGTTATATGACTGGTCGAGAAGACAATCCCAGATTGGGAACACCAGAGTATCAAAATCAAATGGCAGAAGCGATCGCTCGTGGCATCCTAAAATACTTACAGCGTTAA